Proteins encoded by one window of Terriglobales bacterium:
- a CDS encoding glycine C-acetyltransferase has protein sequence MSFSNVVRESYLTEIEGIKAAGLFKEERYIHSPQSAEIEVEFPVGSAIRKCINICSNNYLGLSSHPEVIAAAHAGLDGRGYGMSSVRFICGTQDIHRELERRLSEFLGTEDTLLFPSCMDANAGFFEACLKEQDVMIADRLVHASIVDGMRLSKAMQDTYKHSDMGHLEEKLQEHQDKRFRMVITDGVFSMDGDTAKLAEIVALAEKYNAMVFVDDSHATGFIGKTGRGTHEHCGVFGKIDVITTTLGKALGGASGGCVSGRRELVEMCRQRARPYLFSNAVAPVIVAGALKVLDLITTTTKRRDKLEWNARYWRGLLTDAGFDLKEGDTPIVPVMLYDA, from the coding sequence ATGTCCTTCTCCAATGTGGTTCGTGAAAGCTATCTGACCGAGATTGAAGGAATCAAAGCCGCGGGCCTTTTCAAAGAGGAACGCTATATCCACTCACCGCAATCAGCGGAAATTGAAGTGGAATTCCCGGTCGGTTCTGCCATCCGCAAGTGTATCAACATCTGCTCCAACAACTATCTTGGGCTGTCGAGCCACCCGGAGGTGATCGCTGCCGCGCACGCTGGCCTCGATGGACGCGGCTACGGAATGTCTTCGGTGCGCTTCATTTGTGGCACTCAGGACATTCACCGGGAACTGGAGAGGCGGCTGAGCGAGTTCCTCGGCACCGAGGACACCTTGCTCTTCCCCTCCTGCATGGACGCCAACGCCGGCTTCTTCGAAGCCTGTCTAAAGGAGCAGGACGTGATGATCGCCGATCGGCTCGTTCACGCGTCGATTGTGGACGGCATGCGTCTGTCGAAAGCCATGCAAGACACGTACAAACATTCCGACATGGGGCACCTGGAGGAGAAGCTGCAAGAACACCAGGATAAGCGGTTCCGCATGGTTATCACCGATGGCGTGTTTTCCATGGACGGCGATACCGCCAAGCTGGCTGAAATCGTTGCCCTGGCCGAGAAGTACAACGCAATGGTTTTCGTGGATGACTCCCATGCTACCGGCTTCATTGGCAAAACCGGACGTGGAACACACGAGCACTGCGGCGTATTCGGCAAGATCGATGTGATCACCACAACGCTGGGAAAGGCGTTAGGCGGCGCTTCCGGCGGCTGCGTCAGCGGACGGCGCGAGTTGGTGGAGATGTGCCGCCAACGGGCACGACCTTATCTGTTTTCCAATGCCGTGGCGCCGGTAATCGTGGCCGGAGCCCTAAAGGTGCTGGATTTGATCACTACCACGACCAAGCGCCGCGACAAACTGGAGTGGAACGCCCGGTACTGGCGTGGTCTGCTCACGGATGCTGGTTTCGACCTCAAGGAAGGTGACACCCCGATCGTGCCGGTCATGCTCTATGACGC